Proteins encoded by one window of Gemmatimonadota bacterium:
- a CDS encoding sigma-70 family RNA polymerase sigma factor: MSSTCVPPALDVEERSLVQAVGAGDREALASLFETYAAPMKRVALAVTGSAMEAEDVVQDVFLRLPESIATFECRCPLWGWLRRVTILRARMAVRARRRRRESSLAYEAQAPGSPDTQVELIALERAIALLPPRYRAVLLMRELGGLTHQEIGRALGTTANVSCVTLSRARSRLRHDLDVAGPERG; encoded by the coding sequence ATGTCGAGCACCTGCGTTCCACCCGCGCTCGATGTCGAGGAAAGATCCCTGGTTCAGGCCGTGGGCGCCGGGGACCGCGAGGCGCTCGCGAGCTTGTTCGAGACCTACGCCGCTCCGATGAAACGGGTCGCACTGGCCGTCACGGGGTCGGCGATGGAGGCCGAGGACGTCGTGCAGGACGTCTTCCTCCGCCTGCCGGAATCGATCGCCACGTTCGAGTGCCGCTGCCCGCTGTGGGGTTGGCTCCGGCGGGTCACGATCCTGCGGGCGCGCATGGCGGTTCGGGCCCGCCGCCGTCGCCGCGAATCTTCGCTCGCCTACGAGGCACAGGCCCCCGGATCACCGGATACGCAAGTCGAGCTGATCGCGCTGGAGCGAGCGATCGCGTTGCTCCCGCCGCGCTACCGCGCGGTGCTGCTCATGCGGGAGCTGGGAGGGCTCACGCACCAGGAGATCGGCCGCGCGCTCGGGACGACCGCCAATGTCTCCTGTGTCACGCTATCCCGAGCGCGAAGCAGGCTGCGGCACGATCTGGACGTCGCGGGCCCGGAAAGAGGGTAG